The Vibrio pomeroyi genome window below encodes:
- the gltB gene encoding glutamate synthase large subunit — MALYDPSLEKDNCGFGLIAQMEGQPSHKLVRTAISALDRMTHRGGIAADGKTGDGCGLLLQKPDSYLRIIAEENNFNLGKQYAVGMIFFSQDPIKAQSAQDIVNKELAQETLTVAGWRVVPTNTDVLGPIAKDSVPNIQQVFISAPAGWRERDIERRLYIARRRIEKQITEDKDFYICSLSTQVMVYKGLCMPADLPRFYLDLADLRMESAICLFHQRFSTNTQPRWPLAQPFRYLAHNGEINTIEGNRQWAKARAYKFSSPLLPDLQTAAPFVNETGSDSSSLDNMLDLFLAGGMDVFRAMRMLVPPAWQNHPDMDPDLRAFYDFNSKHMEPWDGPAGIVLSDGRYAACNLDRNGLRPARYVITKDNLITLASEVGIWNYAPDEVAEKGRVGPGELLVIDTRRGKLWQSNEIDNDLKGRHPYKEWMEKNVHKLTPFSALQDDQVGKRSFDDDTLKTYQKQFAMSNEESDQVLRVLGDMGQEAVGSMGDDTPMAVLSSKERLVTDYFRQKFAQVTNPPIDPLREKHVMSLATSIGKEMNVFCETDGHAYRVTFDSPVLLYSDMQQLLQLSQKHYRHVILSMHYDPNHQDLEQAIKAVCDSAEQEVREGAVLVVLSDKGLEKGKLPIPAAMLVGAVQTRLADTNLRCDANIVVETATARDPHQFAVLLGFGATAVYPYLAYEALGKMLDDGSLDKDYRTAMQNYQNGINKGLYKIMSKMGISTIASYRCSQLFEAVGLHSDVVELCFRGVTTRIQGASFSDFQQDIYNLSRKAWTKRKPIEHGGLLKYVHGGEYHAYNPDVVGTLQTAVKTGETSDYLSFAKQVNARPAAMLRDLMSLKKADKPLTLEQVEPSSDLFKRFDSAAMSIGALSPEAHEALAMAMNRLGGYSNSGEGGEDPRRFGTDRNSRIKQIASGRFGVTPHYLTNADVLQIKVAQGAKPGEGGQLPGHKVTAEIAKLRYSVQGVTLISPPPHHDIYSIEDLAQLIFDLKQVNPNALVSVKLVSEPGVGTIATGVAKAYADLITISGYDGGTAASPLTSVKYAGCPWELGLAETQQALVANGLRHKIRLQVDGGLKTGLDVIKGAILGAESFGFGTAPMVAMGCKFLRICHLNNCATGVATQDETLRREYFKGLPDMVVNYFTGLADEVRQYLAELGVEKLTDLIGRTDLLEAVQGLTAKQSKLDLSSILEAPVSPEGHPLFWTEPNAPFDKAQLNQQILDDALDAIEKRQSTSLYYNVINTDRSIGARISGEIAKRYGNQGMAGSPIKLYLDGTAGQSFAVWNAGGVELYLTGDANDYVGKGMAGGKVVIKPHQGTAFTCNEATIIGNTCLYGATGGKLFAAGTAGERFGVRNSGTVAVIEGAGDNACEYMTGGIVAILGATGVNFGAGMTGGFAYVMDKNEDFQGRVNNESVEALSLSDLFIHQEHLRGLIAEHLEETGSVHAEAILANFDEWIPKFYLVKPKTADLNTLLGHQSRSSAELRVQAQ, encoded by the coding sequence ATGGCTCTATATGATCCTAGTCTTGAAAAAGACAACTGTGGATTTGGTTTAATAGCGCAAATGGAAGGCCAACCTAGTCATAAGTTGGTAAGAACTGCTATTTCAGCCCTAGATCGCATGACACACCGTGGTGGCATCGCTGCGGATGGTAAAACCGGAGATGGCTGTGGCTTATTATTACAGAAGCCAGACTCTTACCTCAGAATTATCGCAGAAGAGAATAACTTCAACCTCGGCAAGCAATACGCTGTCGGCATGATTTTCTTCAGCCAAGACCCAATCAAAGCGCAATCCGCGCAAGACATCGTCAATAAAGAGCTGGCTCAAGAGACACTCACCGTTGCAGGTTGGCGTGTCGTGCCGACTAACACCGACGTTTTGGGTCCAATCGCAAAAGACTCGGTTCCAAACATTCAACAAGTGTTTATCTCTGCTCCTGCCGGTTGGCGTGAGCGTGACATCGAACGACGCCTATACATTGCTCGCCGCAGAATTGAAAAGCAGATCACCGAAGACAAAGATTTCTATATCTGTAGCCTTTCAACACAGGTAATGGTCTACAAAGGTCTGTGTATGCCGGCCGATCTTCCGCGATTTTACCTCGATCTTGCAGACTTACGTATGGAATCTGCAATATGTCTGTTCCACCAGCGTTTCTCAACTAACACACAACCACGCTGGCCACTGGCTCAACCATTCCGTTATTTAGCGCACAATGGTGAGATCAATACCATTGAAGGTAACCGCCAATGGGCCAAGGCTCGTGCCTATAAATTCTCTTCACCGCTGCTGCCCGATTTGCAAACCGCAGCGCCCTTTGTGAATGAGACAGGCTCAGACTCTTCAAGCCTAGATAATATGCTCGACCTGTTCCTTGCCGGAGGTATGGATGTGTTCCGAGCGATGCGTATGCTTGTTCCGCCCGCTTGGCAAAACCACCCAGACATGGACCCAGATCTGCGAGCCTTCTACGACTTCAACTCCAAGCACATGGAACCGTGGGATGGCCCTGCTGGCATCGTACTTTCAGATGGTCGTTACGCCGCGTGTAACCTTGATAGAAATGGCCTGCGTCCAGCGCGTTATGTGATTACTAAAGACAACCTAATCACGCTAGCATCTGAAGTCGGGATCTGGAACTACGCACCAGATGAAGTTGCAGAAAAAGGTCGTGTTGGTCCAGGTGAATTACTGGTAATAGATACTCGCCGCGGCAAGCTATGGCAATCTAATGAGATCGACAATGACCTCAAAGGTCGCCACCCATATAAAGAGTGGATGGAAAAGAACGTTCACAAGTTAACGCCATTTTCCGCGCTGCAAGATGACCAAGTCGGTAAGCGTAGCTTTGACGATGACACGCTCAAGACCTACCAAAAACAGTTTGCGATGAGCAACGAGGAATCAGACCAAGTACTGCGTGTACTTGGTGACATGGGACAAGAAGCAGTAGGCTCAATGGGCGACGACACGCCAATGGCTGTGCTCTCTTCAAAAGAACGTCTGGTCACTGATTACTTCCGCCAGAAGTTTGCACAGGTCACCAACCCACCTATTGATCCATTACGTGAAAAACACGTGATGTCTTTGGCGACCAGTATTGGTAAAGAGATGAACGTGTTCTGTGAAACAGACGGTCACGCCTATCGTGTCACGTTTGATTCACCAGTACTGCTTTATTCAGACATGCAGCAACTTCTGCAGTTGAGTCAAAAACATTACCGTCATGTCATTCTCAGCATGCACTACGATCCTAACCATCAAGACCTTGAACAAGCGATCAAAGCGGTATGTGATAGTGCAGAACAAGAAGTCCGCGAAGGCGCCGTTTTAGTTGTGCTGTCGGACAAAGGTTTAGAGAAAGGTAAACTACCGATCCCTGCCGCCATGTTGGTTGGTGCGGTGCAAACAAGACTGGCTGATACCAATCTGCGTTGTGATGCCAACATCGTAGTGGAGACAGCTACTGCTCGCGACCCACACCAGTTCGCAGTGCTACTTGGCTTCGGTGCGACCGCGGTTTATCCATACCTTGCTTATGAAGCACTAGGTAAAATGTTGGATGATGGCTCTTTAGATAAAGACTATCGTACCGCGATGCAAAACTACCAAAACGGCATCAACAAAGGTCTGTATAAGATCATGTCGAAGATGGGTATTTCTACGATTGCTTCATATCGTTGTTCGCAACTTTTCGAAGCCGTTGGCCTACATTCCGACGTTGTTGAGCTCTGTTTCCGCGGAGTTACTACACGAATCCAAGGCGCAAGCTTTAGCGATTTCCAACAAGATATCTATAACTTATCGCGTAAAGCGTGGACTAAGCGTAAGCCTATCGAGCACGGTGGTTTACTGAAATACGTGCATGGCGGCGAATACCACGCCTATAACCCAGATGTGGTCGGTACTCTGCAAACCGCAGTTAAAACTGGCGAAACGTCGGATTACCTATCTTTTGCGAAACAAGTAAATGCTCGCCCTGCGGCAATGTTACGTGACTTAATGAGCCTGAAAAAAGCCGATAAGCCGCTAACACTTGAGCAAGTAGAGCCGAGCAGTGACCTCTTTAAGCGCTTTGACTCGGCTGCTATGTCGATTGGTGCTCTGAGCCCAGAAGCGCATGAAGCATTAGCGATGGCGATGAACCGCTTGGGTGGTTACTCGAACTCTGGCGAAGGCGGTGAAGATCCACGACGCTTTGGTACCGACCGTAACTCGCGCATCAAACAGATTGCGTCTGGTCGTTTTGGTGTCACACCACATTACCTAACCAATGCAGATGTTCTGCAAATCAAGGTCGCACAGGGCGCTAAACCCGGCGAAGGCGGCCAGTTGCCAGGCCATAAGGTGACGGCAGAGATCGCCAAACTGAGATACTCAGTTCAAGGCGTCACTCTGATCTCCCCTCCTCCGCACCACGATATCTACTCAATCGAAGATTTGGCTCAGCTGATTTTCGACCTTAAGCAGGTTAACCCTAACGCCTTGGTTTCAGTGAAGTTAGTGTCTGAACCGGGTGTCGGCACTATCGCGACAGGTGTAGCAAAAGCCTACGCCGATCTAATCACTATCTCTGGTTACGATGGCGGTACCGCGGCAAGCCCACTGACTTCAGTAAAATACGCAGGTTGTCCTTGGGAGCTTGGACTAGCAGAAACCCAGCAAGCACTGGTTGCTAATGGGCTTCGTCATAAGATCCGCCTGCAAGTCGATGGTGGTTTGAAAACCGGTCTTGATGTGATTAAAGGTGCGATTTTAGGTGCTGAAAGCTTTGGTTTTGGTACGGCGCCGATGGTAGCAATGGGCTGTAAGTTCTTACGAATTTGTCACCTCAACAACTGTGCGACAGGCGTTGCGACTCAAGATGAAACACTGCGCCGCGAATACTTCAAAGGTCTACCAGATATGGTAGTGAACTACTTTACCGGCCTAGCCGATGAAGTTCGCCAGTACCTTGCAGAGCTTGGCGTAGAAAAACTCACCGACTTGATTGGTCGCACGGATTTGCTTGAAGCCGTTCAAGGCCTCACTGCGAAACAGAGCAAACTCGATCTATCTTCAATACTCGAAGCTCCTGTTTCTCCAGAAGGTCACCCACTATTTTGGACCGAGCCAAACGCACCGTTTGATAAGGCGCAACTCAACCAACAGATTCTGGATGATGCACTCGATGCGATTGAGAAACGTCAATCCACCAGCCTTTACTACAACGTGATCAACACAGACCGTTCGATTGGCGCTCGTATCTCTGGCGAAATTGCTAAGCGATACGGCAACCAAGGGATGGCTGGTTCACCAATCAAATTGTATCTCGATGGTACTGCAGGCCAATCTTTTGCGGTTTGGAACGCAGGCGGCGTTGAGCTTTACCTAACAGGCGATGCCAATGACTATGTTGGCAAAGGCATGGCTGGCGGCAAAGTGGTCATCAAGCCTCACCAAGGCACCGCATTTACCTGTAACGAAGCGACCATCATAGGCAACACTTGTCTGTATGGCGCAACGGGAGGCAAGCTATTTGCAGCAGGTACTGCTGGCGAACGATTTGGTGTACGTAACTCAGGTACGGTTGCAGTAATTGAAGGTGCGGGTGACAACGCCTGTGAATACATGACTGGCGGTATTGTTGCCATTCTTGGCGCAACTGGCGTCAACTTCGGCGCCGGTATGACAGGTGGTTTTGCTTATGTCATGGATAAGAATGAAGACTTCCAAGGTCGAGTTAATAATGAGTCGGTCGAGGCACTTTCTCTGTCTGACCTATTTATCCACCAAGAACATCTGCGTGGCTTAATTGCAGAGCACTTAGAAGAGACTGGCTCAGTACACGCTGAAGCTATTCTGGCGAACTTTGATGAATGGATTCCGAAGTTCTACCTAGTGAAGCCTAAAACGGCAGATCTGAACACCTTGCTCGGCCACCAAAGCCGCAGCTCAGCTGAACTTCGTGTTCAAGCGCAATAA